In a genomic window of Lepisosteus oculatus isolate fLepOcu1 chromosome 5, fLepOcu1.hap2, whole genome shotgun sequence:
- the rbpms2a gene encoding RNA-binding protein, mRNA-processing factor 2a encodes MSNLKPDTEPNNNAEEEVRTLFVSGLPVDIKPRELYLLFRPFKGYEGSLIKLTSKQPVGFVTFDSRSGAEAAKNALNGIRFDPESPQTLRLEFAKANTKMAKSKLMATPNPTNIHPALGAHFIARDPYDLTGAALIPASPEAWAPYPLYTTELTPGIPHAAFTYPAAAAAAAALHAQMRWYPSPSEATQQGWKSRQFC; translated from the exons GTACGAACTCTCTTTGTCAGCGGCCTGCCAGTTGACATCAAACCACGGGAACTCTACCTGCTATTCAGAccattcaag GGTTATGAAGGTTCACTGATTAAGTTAACATCCAAGCAG CCTGTTGGGTTTGTTACCTTTGACAGCCGTTCTGGTGCTGAAGCggcaaaaaatgcattaaat GGAATTCGCTTTGACCCAGAAAGCCCACAGACCCTGCGGTTAGAGTTTGCAAAAGCCAATACGAAGATGGCAAAGAGTAAGCTGATGGCTACACCGAACCCCACAAATATCCACCCAGCTCTAGGAGCACACTTCATTGCACGGGACCCAT ATGACTTGACAGGAGCAGCACTCATCCCTGCCTCTCCGGAGGCGTGGGCCCCCTATCCCCTGTACACCACGGAGCTGACCCCTGGCATCCCTCATGCCGCCTTCACCTACcccgcggcggcggcggcggctgcaGCCCTTCACGCCCAG ATGCGCTGGTACCCTTCCCCCTCTGAAGCAACCCAGCAAGGATGGAAATCCCGTCAGTTTTGTTAA